One window of Dehalobacterium formicoaceticum genomic DNA carries:
- a CDS encoding YbbR-like domain-containing protein, with product MKRLLTVNNLLYKIIAVVLALLLWLYVNHQENPVTDQIFTIPLEVRGLEQNLTISERPSFVKVRLQGQRRLLDEVTARDIQAFLEMSGLDVGQHMAEVHVSVPQKTQLVSVTPGSVNLDVEVLTTSQFSVNVTYKDNTPAAGFMALEPVLTPSQVILSGPEEKLKEVKQVYVEVDLGDYTFNYNQKLPVKIEDDKGNLLLDWITVTPSQVDVLVPVISELPTKTVPVKVPIEGEVALGYVMARTVTAPELIGIMGDEKVLQGIQSLTTQPVRINGATQDVVKTVELILPEGVRLTQGAKVTAIVRVEKIMEKTFTGPMVVPHNLGENLTMEILDPAMELTVSGAESLMEKLLTADITVSVDLSGLTAGEHQVPVQLNLPPGVNLGEVNPSEIKVLLKQEP from the coding sequence TGTGACCGACCAAATTTTTACCATCCCCCTGGAGGTGCGAGGCCTGGAACAAAATTTGACCATTTCGGAACGACCTTCTTTTGTGAAGGTCCGCTTACAGGGTCAAAGAAGGCTCCTCGATGAGGTGACAGCTCGAGACATCCAGGCATTTCTTGAAATGAGCGGCTTGGATGTAGGGCAGCATATGGCGGAGGTGCATGTTTCAGTTCCGCAAAAAACACAGCTGGTTTCTGTGACACCCGGCAGCGTAAATTTGGATGTTGAGGTACTGACAACAAGTCAATTTTCCGTTAATGTGACCTATAAGGATAATACACCGGCCGCAGGATTTATGGCCTTAGAACCGGTGCTCACCCCTTCCCAGGTCATTCTTTCCGGACCGGAAGAAAAATTAAAAGAAGTGAAACAAGTGTATGTAGAGGTTGATTTGGGGGATTATACCTTTAATTATAATCAGAAACTCCCGGTTAAAATTGAGGATGATAAGGGCAATCTATTGCTGGATTGGATTACAGTGACCCCTTCACAGGTGGATGTTTTGGTGCCGGTAATTTCCGAGCTTCCTACGAAAACCGTTCCGGTCAAGGTTCCTATTGAAGGAGAGGTCGCCCTCGGCTATGTGATGGCCAGAACCGTGACAGCACCGGAATTAATTGGCATCATGGGTGATGAAAAAGTCCTGCAAGGCATTCAAAGCCTGACCACCCAGCCCGTAAGAATAAACGGTGCGACTCAGGATGTGGTGAAAACAGTGGAACTGATTCTCCCGGAGGGTGTTCGCCTGACCCAGGGAGCAAAGGTGACCGCCATTGTACGTGTTGAAAAAATTATGGAGAAGACCTTTACCGGACCAATGGTGGTACCCCATAACCTGGGGGAGAACTTAACCATGGAAATCCTTGATCCTGCAATGGAACTCACTGTCTCCGGGGCAGAGTCCCTGATGGAAAAATTATTGACAGCAGACATAACTGTATCTGTAGATTTATCAGGTTTAACTGCCGGGGAGCATCAGGTGCCGGTACAGTTGAATTTGCCCCCCGGTGTGAACTTGGGAGAGGTGAATCCTTCTGAAATAAAAGTTTTATTAAAACAGGAGCCGTAA
- a CDS encoding NAD(P)/FAD-dependent oxidoreductase, which produces MKLRLTNLRLDLNMNEEALATLAARKIRVAPGKITSLHIIKKALDARKNERVEFVYSVDIQVGDIKGIKMNPPFVQPAPEPFREQLKRGDALLSCPPVVVGSGPAGLFCALKLAAWGYRPLVLERGFDVDRRFQEIERFWQTGVLNPDCNVQFGEGGAGTFSDGKLTTRVKDPRVRSILEQLAEAGAPEEILYLNKPHIGTDVLRGVMKNLRRKLISLGGQVIFGCRVTGLKLSPEGSLAGLEVGQGEIPASVGVFAIGHSARDTYQMLFDQGVLMEAKPFAMGLRVEHPQSFIDQNQYGKNAGHPKLGAADYALSFQDKERGRSAYSFCMCPGGVVVGAASETGGVVTNGMSEHARASGRANAAIVATVDIPDFGDGCLKGMEFQRKWEQIASYRGGGNYYAPAQKLEDFLQNRPSADLAGTIGSSYRPGVTPGNLRDCLPQEVGETIAAAIKHWDRQIKGFIHPQAVVTGVETRTSAPVRILRNERLVSMNTPGLYPAGEGAGYAGGIISAAVDGLKAAEAIISHYEKPKEFFPSALIDKLTSRRD; this is translated from the coding sequence ATGAAATTAAGATTAACGAATTTGCGCTTAGATCTGAATATGAATGAGGAAGCATTGGCTACCCTTGCAGCCAGGAAAATTAGGGTCGCCCCAGGGAAAATCACTTCTTTACATATTATCAAAAAGGCACTGGATGCCCGGAAAAATGAAAGGGTGGAATTTGTTTATTCTGTTGATATCCAGGTGGGTGATATTAAGGGGATTAAAATGAATCCCCCTTTTGTCCAGCCTGCTCCGGAGCCTTTCCGGGAACAACTGAAAAGGGGCGACGCATTGCTTTCTTGTCCTCCTGTAGTGGTGGGCAGCGGCCCCGCCGGTCTTTTTTGTGCTTTAAAATTGGCAGCCTGGGGTTATCGCCCTCTGGTATTGGAACGAGGCTTTGATGTGGACCGCCGCTTTCAGGAAATTGAGCGGTTTTGGCAGACCGGGGTTTTGAATCCGGATTGTAATGTGCAGTTTGGTGAAGGCGGTGCCGGCACTTTTTCCGACGGCAAACTGACGACCCGGGTGAAAGATCCCCGGGTAAGGAGCATCCTGGAGCAACTGGCAGAAGCTGGAGCTCCCGAGGAAATTCTTTATCTCAATAAACCTCATATCGGGACAGACGTGCTGCGCGGGGTGATGAAGAATCTGCGCCGGAAGTTAATCTCCTTGGGCGGTCAGGTGATTTTTGGCTGCCGGGTAACGGGACTGAAGCTTTCCCCGGAGGGCTCCCTGGCCGGATTGGAGGTAGGACAAGGGGAAATCCCTGCCTCTGTCGGTGTTTTTGCCATTGGCCATAGTGCTCGGGACACCTATCAAATGCTCTTTGATCAGGGCGTGCTCATGGAAGCCAAACCCTTTGCCATGGGCCTCCGGGTGGAACATCCCCAGAGTTTTATTGACCAAAATCAATATGGCAAAAATGCAGGTCATCCTAAGCTGGGCGCGGCGGACTATGCCTTATCTTTTCAAGACAAAGAACGCGGCCGCAGTGCCTACAGCTTTTGCATGTGCCCCGGAGGGGTTGTGGTGGGGGCAGCGTCGGAAACGGGCGGGGTGGTAACCAATGGCATGAGCGAACATGCCCGAGCTTCGGGGCGGGCCAACGCTGCCATCGTGGCAACGGTGGATATTCCTGATTTTGGGGATGGTTGTTTAAAAGGGATGGAATTTCAGCGCAAGTGGGAACAAATTGCCTCTTATAGGGGTGGTGGCAACTATTATGCCCCGGCTCAAAAGCTGGAAGATTTTCTGCAAAACCGGCCTTCCGCTGATTTAGCAGGAACCATCGGATCTTCTTATCGGCCGGGAGTAACCCCAGGGAACCTGCGTGATTGCCTGCCCCAAGAGGTGGGGGAAACCATCGCCGCTGCAATCAAGCACTGGGATCGACAAATCAAAGGCTTTATCCATCCCCAAGCTGTGGTAACAGGAGTAGAAACCAGAACCTCAGCTCCTGTGCGCATCCTGCGTAATGAAAGATTAGTATCGATGAATACCCCCGGATTATACCCGGCAGGGGAAGGGGCAGGATATGCAGGGGGCATTATCAGTGCTGCTGTTGATGGGTTAAAGGCGGCGGAAGCTATTATATCACACTATGAAAAGCCGAAGGAATTTTTTCCCTCCGCTTTAATAGATAAATTGACTTCGAGGAGAGATTAA
- the glmM gene encoding phosphoglucosamine mutase has translation MGIYFGTDGVRGLANRELTPNLAFQLGRAGAYCLAREHQRPTIVIGKDSRLSGDMLESALAAGICSVGADVIRLGVIPTPGVAYLTRHMGAQAGVVISASHNPMEDNGIKFFGSTGFKLPDAMEDEIEEIITSGKELPSPVGKDVGRIKYQHQAGAIYIDYLKKTLGSDLSGLKIVVDCAHGAASHIAPVILKDLGAEVIPLFNHPTGSNINDGCGSTHPEQLMAAVKDHGAHLGIAHDGDADRMLAVDEKGALVDGDRIMVICAIDLFQKEKLPGNRIVVTVMSNLGLHLALKKIGIDVLETKVGDRYVLEKMLETGTIIGGEQSGHVIFSDYNTTGDGIATALQLLKVMTETGKPLSELAAQMELLPQLLVNVRVKSKDGWEVNPGIQAAIEQGKKSLEGRGRILVRPSGTEPLIRVMAEGPEEQELKEIVHGIVDVIKKELD, from the coding sequence ATGGGTATATATTTTGGCACAGATGGTGTCAGAGGCTTGGCCAATCGGGAGTTGACGCCCAATCTGGCTTTTCAGCTGGGCCGGGCCGGGGCATATTGTTTGGCACGAGAGCATCAAAGACCAACGATTGTGATCGGCAAGGATTCCCGCCTTTCCGGTGATATGCTGGAAAGCGCTTTGGCGGCGGGCATTTGCTCAGTTGGGGCGGATGTGATCCGTTTGGGGGTGATTCCCACACCTGGGGTGGCATATTTGACCAGACATATGGGGGCTCAAGCCGGAGTCGTGATTTCGGCCTCCCATAATCCCATGGAGGATAACGGAATAAAATTTTTTGGCAGTACCGGATTTAAATTGCCGGATGCAATGGAAGATGAAATCGAAGAAATTATCACTTCCGGAAAGGAATTGCCTTCTCCTGTGGGAAAAGATGTGGGAAGAATCAAGTATCAGCATCAGGCAGGAGCAATTTATATCGACTATCTAAAAAAGACATTGGGTTCGGACCTGTCCGGCTTAAAAATTGTGGTGGATTGTGCCCATGGTGCCGCATCTCATATCGCACCTGTTATTTTAAAGGATTTAGGGGCGGAGGTAATTCCTCTTTTCAATCATCCTACCGGCAGCAACATCAATGATGGATGCGGCAGCACCCATCCGGAACAACTGATGGCAGCAGTAAAAGACCATGGAGCTCATTTGGGCATTGCCCATGATGGAGATGCCGACCGCATGCTGGCGGTAGATGAAAAGGGTGCCTTAGTGGATGGGGATAGAATCATGGTAATTTGCGCCATTGATCTCTTCCAAAAGGAAAAACTTCCCGGCAATCGCATCGTGGTTACGGTGATGAGTAATCTGGGCTTGCATCTGGCCTTGAAAAAAATTGGCATTGATGTTTTGGAAACCAAAGTGGGGGACCGTTATGTGCTGGAGAAAATGTTGGAAACAGGTACGATTATAGGGGGAGAACAGTCCGGGCATGTCATTTTTAGCGATTATAATACCACCGGAGACGGCATCGCCACCGCACTGCAATTATTAAAGGTGATGACGGAAACCGGAAAACCCCTTTCGGAGTTGGCCGCCCAAATGGAACTATTACCCCAGCTATTGGTAAATGTCAGGGTAAAATCAAAGGACGGCTGGGAAGTAAATCCTGGGATTCAGGCAGCTATTGAACAAGGGAAAAAATCTTTGGAAGGGCGCGGCCGGATTTTGGTGCGTCCTTCGGGAACGGAACCTTTGATTCGGGTCATGGCGGAAGGCCCGGAAGAACAGGAATTAAAAGAGATAGTCCATGGCATTGTGGATGTGATCAAAAAAGAGTTAGATTAA
- a CDS encoding M48 family metallopeptidase — translation MRKSVRAKNLRLSISEENGLEVVLPHQYSLGEISQIEDFLRQKEVWILDKMKLMAEQTALKEAAEGNFLSRIRYLDQEYPIVVILDSDAPIRVELNGDKALFTLPENREELLQQVIQAWYPWAAKQFIEERCPHWAEKMRVSYQRIYIKNQKSRWGSCSGSKNLSFNMRLIMAPIEVVDYVIIHELAHLKEMNHSAVFWQMVADFCPSYQEHRDWLKKYGAGLIL, via the coding sequence ATGAGAAAAAGTGTCCGGGCCAAAAATCTTCGTTTAAGCATCAGTGAGGAAAATGGCCTGGAGGTGGTGCTGCCGCATCAATACTCCCTGGGGGAGATCAGCCAAATTGAGGATTTTTTAAGGCAAAAGGAAGTATGGATTCTGGACAAGATGAAGCTGATGGCGGAACAAACTGCCCTTAAGGAGGCAGCAGAAGGGAATTTCTTGTCCAGAATTCGCTATTTAGACCAGGAATACCCTATTGTGGTCATTTTGGACTCTGATGCCCCGATTCGAGTAGAACTTAACGGCGACAAGGCTCTTTTCACCTTACCGGAAAACCGGGAGGAGCTTCTCCAGCAGGTGATTCAGGCTTGGTATCCTTGGGCCGCAAAGCAGTTCATTGAGGAAAGATGCCCACACTGGGCGGAAAAAATGCGGGTTTCTTATCAGCGCATTTACATAAAAAATCAAAAAAGCCGCTGGGGCAGCTGTTCCGGGAGCAAGAATCTCAGTTTTAATATGCGCCTGATCATGGCTCCTATAGAGGTGGTCGACTATGTTATTATCCATGAACTGGCTCATTTGAAGGAGATGAATCATTCCGCCGTATTTTGGCAGATGGTGGCGGATTTTTGTCCGAGCTATCAGGAGCATCGGGATTGGTTAAAGAAATACGGCGCCGGTTTAATTCTGTAG
- the ade gene encoding adenine deaminase: MLYDMIRAARGEIKPALVLKNAKLINVFSGEIYPADIAVDQGRIVGIGSYSGVEEKDLAGCCLCPGLIDGHIHLESTMVTPGEFAKTVLPRGTTSVVTDPHEIANVCGLDGITYMLDSTENLPLNVFFMVPSCVPATSLEDNGAEITAENVLELLDRERILGLAEMMNYPGVLTGDPHVLAKLDAAKRKGKIIDGHAPGLSGKDLCAYVAAGITSDHECTTYSEGLEKIRLGQWVMVREGTAGKNMQDLLPLLLSEKSRRSMLVTDDKHPGDLLREGHLDGMIRTLIAQGVRPLEAIRMATLNPAQYFGLSDLGAIAPGYRADFLVLSDLESFKIKEVYKDGRLAAQKGKALPFEIPAVSAPTVLNSFHIQEVKPEQLILSGSGTKMRVIGLVPGQILTREIIVDLPHQPGEIIAWDPEQDLVKLVMAERHKNTGLTAAALVQGFGLKKGAIASSVSHDSHNLVAIGTEDQAICRAANAVAAHQGGLAIADGDQVLAILPLPIAGLMSTDGVEKVDLKLQAMKELAWTMGVPRDLDPFMMLSFLALPVIPELKLTPRGLIKVDEQKLVPAVF; the protein is encoded by the coding sequence ATGTTATACGATATGATCCGGGCAGCAAGGGGGGAAATCAAACCGGCGCTGGTATTAAAAAACGCTAAACTGATCAATGTTTTTTCCGGAGAAATATATCCGGCGGATATTGCCGTGGATCAGGGCCGGATTGTAGGCATCGGCAGTTATTCCGGTGTTGAGGAAAAGGATCTTGCCGGGTGCTGCCTCTGTCCGGGGCTGATTGACGGGCACATCCATTTGGAAAGCACCATGGTCACGCCGGGGGAATTTGCCAAAACAGTTTTACCACGGGGCACCACCTCGGTGGTAACAGATCCCCATGAGATTGCCAATGTCTGCGGCCTGGATGGTATCACTTATATGCTGGACAGTACCGAAAACCTGCCCCTGAATGTATTTTTTATGGTGCCTTCCTGTGTACCGGCCACCAGTCTTGAGGATAATGGTGCGGAAATCACTGCCGAGAATGTTCTGGAACTTTTAGACCGGGAGCGAATTTTGGGTTTGGCGGAAATGATGAATTACCCGGGGGTTCTCACCGGCGACCCCCATGTGCTGGCCAAGCTGGACGCTGCCAAAAGAAAAGGGAAAATCATTGACGGCCATGCCCCGGGACTTTCCGGCAAGGATCTATGTGCTTATGTGGCGGCAGGTATCACCTCGGATCATGAATGCACTACATATTCGGAAGGACTGGAAAAAATCCGTCTGGGCCAATGGGTGATGGTGCGGGAAGGAACGGCGGGCAAAAACATGCAGGATCTTTTGCCCTTGCTTTTATCGGAAAAATCCCGGCGCTCAATGCTGGTCACGGATGATAAGCATCCCGGCGATCTTTTGCGTGAAGGTCATTTGGATGGTATGATCCGGACCCTGATTGCCCAAGGGGTGCGTCCTCTGGAGGCCATCCGCATGGCTACCCTTAATCCGGCCCAGTATTTTGGCTTGAGTGATCTGGGTGCCATAGCACCTGGCTATCGGGCTGATTTTCTGGTGCTTTCGGATCTGGAAAGTTTTAAGATAAAAGAGGTCTACAAAGACGGCCGGCTGGCGGCGCAAAAGGGCAAAGCCTTGCCCTTTGAGATACCGGCGGTGTCTGCGCCGACAGTCTTAAATTCTTTTCATATCCAAGAAGTAAAGCCGGAACAGTTGATCCTTTCCGGTTCGGGCACCAAGATGCGCGTCATCGGTCTGGTGCCCGGACAGATTCTTACCCGGGAGATCATTGTTGATTTGCCTCATCAACCCGGGGAGATCATTGCCTGGGATCCTGAACAGGATCTGGTGAAGCTGGTTATGGCTGAACGCCATAAAAATACAGGGCTGACAGCAGCAGCCCTGGTCCAGGGCTTTGGCTTAAAAAAAGGCGCCATTGCCTCCTCCGTTTCCCATGACTCCCACAATCTGGTGGCAATCGGCACAGAAGATCAGGCTATCTGCCGGGCCGCCAATGCCGTAGCCGCTCATCAGGGGGGGCTTGCCATTGCCGATGGGGATCAGGTGCTGGCGATCCTGCCTCTGCCGATAGCCGGACTGATGAGTACCGACGGAGTGGAAAAAGTGGACCTTAAGCTTCAGGCTATGAAAGAACTGGCCTGGACCATGGGCGTGCCCAGAGATCTGGATCCTTTTATGATGCTTTCTTTTTTGGCTTTGCCTGTGATCCCGGAACTGAAGCTTACCCCCCGGGGACTGATCAAGGTTGATGAACAGAAATTAGTACCGGCTGTTTTTTGA
- a CDS encoding helix-turn-helix domain-containing protein, whose amino-acid sequence MNRLAETISAARKKAGLSEKELAQKCGLTVSYLMQIESGKKIINEKAGEKILKVLGVQGKFFDEEKPAEEPKKTEHKPKPVPQETISVEPTESWMDALAGVIKKYPVYDMQSGKGVDFRELPLINKKVAGLHPDKILFIKVSDNDMSACRIEKGDVLTVNLTKEIMNGGIYLLEWKGQKLIRLMKKEGNKLSMGKSMNDGSVDTAELSQVEVIGRVVRNEIVIK is encoded by the coding sequence ATGAACAGATTAGCTGAAACAATCAGCGCGGCCAGAAAAAAGGCCGGGCTTTCGGAGAAAGAGCTGGCGCAAAAATGCGGTCTGACCGTAAGCTATCTCATGCAAATAGAATCCGGCAAGAAAATTATCAATGAAAAAGCAGGAGAAAAGATTCTTAAGGTGTTGGGTGTTCAGGGGAAATTTTTTGATGAGGAAAAGCCGGCAGAAGAACCAAAAAAAACTGAGCACAAGCCAAAACCCGTTCCGCAGGAAACCATTTCGGTGGAACCCACCGAATCCTGGATGGATGCTTTGGCGGGCGTCATCAAGAAATATCCTGTATATGATATGCAAAGCGGCAAAGGGGTGGATTTCAGGGAACTTCCCCTGATTAATAAAAAAGTTGCCGGTCTTCATCCGGACAAAATTCTCTTTATCAAAGTTTCCGATAACGACATGTCTGCCTGCCGTATCGAAAAAGGTGATGTATTGACCGTTAATCTGACCAAAGAAATCATGAACGGCGGGATTTACCTCTTGGAATGGAAAGGACAAAAGCTGATCAGACTCATGAAAAAAGAAGGAAACAAGCTGTCGATGGGTAAAAGCATGAACGATGGTTCCGTCGATACAGCGGAGCTTAGCCAGGTCGAAGTAATCGGCCGGGTCGTGCGCAACGAAATTGTCATCAAGTGA
- the nagB gene encoding glucosamine-6-phosphate deaminase, whose protein sequence is MKLTVDILIRKDYNEMSKTAAGFIAQLVQSKPDCVLGLATGSTPIGTYRELIRCHREEGLDFSQVTTFNLDEYLGLGVHLDQPYSLDQSYARFMYEELIKHINIKKENTHVPDGLATDPGRFCQEYEAAIKDAGGIDLQLLGIGGDGHWAFNEPGSSLGSRTRVQALMKQTLDDNYKSFYAKAGFERKDMPHFAITMGVGTILEARNIIMIANGLKKANVVAQGIEGPVTAQITASAIQLHSGGITVVLDEDAASKLKHKEHYIHVERMKKEYNL, encoded by the coding sequence ATGAAACTCACAGTGGATATTTTAATCAGAAAAGACTATAATGAAATGAGTAAGACGGCAGCCGGATTTATTGCCCAATTGGTGCAATCAAAACCGGATTGTGTATTGGGTCTGGCTACAGGAAGTACCCCTATTGGCACATACCGGGAGCTGATCAGATGCCATCGGGAGGAGGGATTGGACTTTTCTCAGGTGACAACTTTTAATCTTGATGAGTATTTGGGACTGGGCGTGCATCTGGATCAGCCTTACAGTCTGGATCAAAGTTATGCCCGTTTTATGTATGAAGAATTAATCAAGCATATTAACATTAAAAAAGAAAACACCCATGTGCCGGACGGCTTGGCTACAGATCCAGGGAGGTTTTGCCAGGAATATGAAGCAGCCATTAAGGATGCGGGCGGTATTGATTTGCAGCTCCTGGGCATTGGCGGCGACGGTCACTGGGCATTCAACGAACCGGGATCTTCCTTGGGCTCCAGAACCCGGGTGCAGGCTTTAATGAAACAGACCCTGGATGATAATTATAAAAGCTTCTACGCCAAAGCCGGATTCGAAAGAAAGGATATGCCTCATTTTGCCATTACCATGGGTGTGGGCACCATTCTGGAGGCCAGAAACATCATAATGATCGCCAACGGGCTGAAAAAAGCGAATGTAGTCGCCCAAGGGATCGAAGGGCCGGTCACGGCGCAGATTACGGCTTCGGCCATCCAATTGCACAGCGGGGGTATTACTGTGGTACTGGATGAAGATGCAGCTTCAAAATTAAAGCATAAGGAGCATTATATCCACGTGGAGCGAATGAAAAAGGAATATAACTTATAA